Within Macrobrachium nipponense isolate FS-2020 chromosome 20, ASM1510439v2, whole genome shotgun sequence, the genomic segment AATCCATGAGCTTGTCCCATTGATTCTGCAATGGCTACTTCCCGCAGGCTTACTTCCCGCTCCTGTGCAACATCATCtagcgaaaggaatttctttaGACATGGAGTAAATTGATTGCGAGTGTACACCTGTTTAAGCAGGCCGTTGTTTTTGTACCAAGCTTATATGTGCCATTGTCCAATGCCTGAAAAACAACTGCCTTCACATAAGGAAACTCTGCAGGTCCGCGGTCAACTAATGGAACAGGAACCATCACAGTGTCCCCTACTTTGGCTGGTTGAAATCTCCTCACAGAATTAGCGATCATTTTTTGGGCTTGTTTCTGTTGTTCTATGTTGGCCTTCATTTGTTCAGTATGAATACTCTGACTCCGACTGCATATGGAACAAAGCACAGGCTCATCACCATCGTTATTCATCATAGAACACGGAGTATAAGAGTGACATGGGTTCTCACACACCTTGCACACATTTGAACCAAAATATCTTTTACCACAGGAGATGCAGTTAATGACAGCGGATGGTTCTTCTTGCTCTTCAACACCTATCTCTTCCTTCTCTGTGTCTGTGACCTCATTGACAACACCTAGTGCCTCTGCAAGCTGCTCCTCCGTCTGCATACCGTCCAGGACTTCCTCTGGTACAGAAGTTGCGTCAACACCAAGACGAGCCTTCTGTCCATACATGGCCTCATATGGTGTCCTTCCAATTCCGGAGTGAAAGCGGGTATATTTCTTCCACTGGACAAAGCGCAGTCCCTGTGACCATTGTGTAGAGAAGTTGTCCTTCATCCAACATGCGAGAATTGCTTTAATATCCCTGTTGGCACGTTCCACCGAGCCCTGCGATTGGGAATGTCGTAGTTTGCCATGAACCATCTTGCATTCTGCAATTTCTTAACGGTGATACCTTCAACTGTGACCTCAAGGATTTCATACCTTCGTAACAAACAATAGTCTTTCTGAGTCTTTTTAATGTTAGCACGTTTAAGTTCATCCAAGCGATTCataatttgttcatattcatttcTGTACAACAAACTCGAAGTATTtgatgctttcttttcctcagccgTGACCAGGTTtgaataaaaatcagtttttctattttccattgtacaaatttccagagtataataaaatgcacacaaagtactacgttggtcgtcttctcctggctttcagcagtgccttactgacaacagtgtcaccagtcagctcccattactattgtggagagagagggagggggggagggagggggaggataataagtgaatgatcgacaattatacagtataattacccgtagtgggaaacAAGTAAATGAATCAGTAAATGAATCAATATTATAAGAGATCTATTTgtgcagaagtgaatgacaagtttttttttccttctggctgcttgctgtatggagattttgtaaacggaccaacaataatactgtttattttgtaaactgaccaaaatcttggtcgttttgcaaaatgttgagaaatttaggtcattttgcaaaatgaccacgaatttggtccttttgcataatggccggcaattttgtaaaatgaccaattttgcaaaatggccgtaacatatatatatatatatatatatatatatatatatatatatatatatatatatatttatatatatacgtgaccaGAATGACGTATCCTTAAAAcaaaaaagcaatttaaaaaattgATATAGCTGAGTAttcaagaagataaataaattgCAACAGTTTAAAACTCATGGAAAGATTTCACTCCAAATTGTGATTGatgccgtgagagagagagagagagagagagagagagagagagagagagagaggacgagagaggggGTGGTTTGGAAGGAAGGTATCGCGAGGTTAGTTGATGACGACGGTGGAAGTGTTATACCAACTGGACGTTAATTCCAGACCTCATGTAAACCGACTTTATAACAAATCCGTCACTGTAACGTAATGAAGCAACCTCTTATAGCCAACTCCGAAggtaaaatgaagaagaaatacTGAATTAATGGGGAAATTTGCACTGGAAcgaataacaaaaaaatgaaacagtCCAGCTTGCATGTCGGACTCAACCAACAGATATTACCAAGCTAGGTCTTGCTACAATGCATGTGCAGATCacaaataattcattatatatatatatatatattagtatatatatatattatatatatatatatatatatatatatatatatatataataaatatatatatatatatatatatataactatataactatatatatatatatatatatatatatatatatatatatactatatatatatatatatatatatatatatatatatatatatatatatatatatatatatatatatatatatatatatatatattatatatattata encodes:
- the LOC135220555 gene encoding SCAN domain-containing protein 3-like; translation: MVHGKLRHSQSQGSVERANRDIKAILACWMKDNFSTQWSQGLRFVQWKKYTRFHSGIGRTPYEAMYGQKARLGVDATSVPEEVLDGMQTEEQLAEALGVVNEVTDTEKEEIGVEEQEEPSAVINCISCGKRYFGSNVCKVCENPCHSYTPCSMMNNDGDEPVLCSICSRSQSIHTEQMKANIEQQKQAQKMIANSVRRFQPAKVGDTVMVPVPLVDRGPAEFPYVKAVVFQALDNGTYKLGTKTTACLNRCTLAINLLHV